From Plectropomus leopardus isolate mb chromosome 4, YSFRI_Pleo_2.0, whole genome shotgun sequence, the proteins below share one genomic window:
- the plrg1 gene encoding pleiotropic regulator 1, protein MAEDVQKHSVHTLVFRSLKRTHDMFVSDHAKSVAQDEESHKLKMDVKLKADYNAVLHMPVLKEGKDRVSQLPGGMLGHQSYAQPGDDPEYLITGTHAYPSGPGIALTADTKLHRNPSEAGVHSMALALPPSQARQDASRTAASVGDIHRHAGGAERVHPQSTAVSLLEGGGTRNSALARKAPTMPKPQWHPPWKLFRVISGHLGWVRSIAVEPGNQWFVTGSADRTIKIWDLASGKLKLSLTGHISTVRGVAVSNRSPYLFSCGEDKQVKCWDLEYNKVIRHYHGHLSAVYDIDLHPTIDVLVTCSRDATARVWDIRTKANVHTLTGHTNTVATVRCQAAEPQIITGSHDSTIRLWDLIAGKTRATLTNHKKSVRTLALHPRQYTFASGSADNIKQWMFPDGNFIQNLSGHNAIINTLAVNSDGVLVSGADNGTIHMWDWRTGYNFQRIHAAVQPGSLDSESGIFACIFDNSESRLITAEADKTIKVYKEDDTATEESHPVNWKPEILKRKRF, encoded by the exons CCACAAGCTGAAGATGGATGTGAAGCTGAAAGCGGATTATAATGCAGTTTTGCACATGCCTGTCCTGAAGGAAGGGAAAGACCGAGTGTCACAGCTTCCTGGCGGTATGCTAGGTCACCAGAGCTACGCACAACCAG gtgaTGACCCAGAATACTTGATCACAGGGACACATGCTTATCCCTCTGGACCGG GGATAGCTTTGACTGCTGACACAAAGCTGCACAGAAATCCAAGCGAGGCAGGAGTCCACTCCATGGCGCTGGCTTTGCCTCCCTCACAAGCCAG GCAGGACGCAAGCCGCACTGCTGCCAGTGTTGGTGACATTCACCGACAcgcaggaggagcagagagagttCACCCTCAGTCAACGGCTGTG tcGCTCTTGGAGGGAGGTGGCACCCGAAATTCTGCGCTCGCAAGGAAAGCACCGACCATGCCGAAACCCCAGTGGCATCCACCATGGAAACTGTTTCGG GTCATCAGTGGCCATCTTGGCTGGGTGAGATCCATCGCTGTGGAGCCTGGGAATCAGTGGTTTGTCACAGGGTCTGCTGATCGAACCATTAAG ATCTGGGACCTGGCCAGTGGGAAGCTGAAACTCTCCCTGACTGGACACATCAGTACAGTGCGTGGTGTGGCAGTCAGCAATCGTAGCCCGTACCTGTTCTCCTGCGGAGAAGACAAACAAGTAAAGTGTTGGGATCTGGAGTACAACAAG GTCATCAGGCACTACCACGGACACCTTAGTGCTGTGTATGATATAGACCTTCATCCAACTATTGACGTGCTGGTGACGTGCAGCAGAGATGCCACAGCAAGG GTGTGGGACATCAGGACGAAAGCTAACGTGCACACGCTCACCGGCCACACCAACACTGTGGCCACAGTGAGATGTCAGGCTGCAGAACCACAAATCATCACTG GCAGCCACGATTCAACCATCAGGCTGTGGGATCTGATCGCTGGAAAAACGAGAGCTACTCTGACAAACCACAAGAAGTCTGTCCGAACTCTGGCGCTGCACCCCAGACA ATACACTTTTGCTTCCGGTTCTGCTGATAACATCAAGCAGTGGATGTTTCCAGATGGCAACTTCATTCAGAACCTGTCAGGCCACAACGCCATCATCAACACTCTGGCTGTGAACTCTGATGGCGTGTTGGTGTCTGGAG CCGACAATGGGACCATCCACATGTGGGATTGGAGGACAGGTTACAACTTCCAGCGGATTCATGCAGCTGTGCAGCCTGGATCTCTTGACAGCGAGTCAGGCATCTTTGCTTGCATTTTTGACAACTCAGAAAGCAGACTGATCACTGCAGAGGCTGACAAGACCATTAAAGTATACAAAGAGGACGACACTGCT ACGGAAGAAAGCCATCCAGTCAACTGGAAACCAGAAATCCTCAAGAGAAAAAgattctaa